The following are from one region of the Actinomyces sp. oral taxon 897 genome:
- a CDS encoding cation diffusion facilitator family transporter, which yields MSAHDHSHSHGSQDLTASRSRLAVALGLTVLVLVAEVVTALITNSLALLADAGHMLTDVAGLLMALTAAHLATRPATDQRTWGLRRAEVIGAALQAGMLGVVGLSVGVRAVLDLFDPPDVAGGGMLIMGVVGLVANVVSLLVLAGGRGTSLNMRAAFLEVTSDALGSVGVIVAAVVVWTTGWEQADAVASLAIAALIVPRALVLLRSAGRVLMEESPDGLDVAEVRRHMLALDHVEAVHDLHVTQVASGLPVLTAHVAVRDECLRDGHASEILHALQECVAEHFPVRIEHSTFQIESTRHREHEHLCA from the coding sequence ATGAGCGCCCACGACCACTCCCACTCCCACGGGTCGCAGGACCTGACCGCCTCCCGCTCCCGCCTGGCCGTCGCGCTGGGGCTGACGGTCCTGGTCCTCGTGGCCGAGGTCGTCACCGCCCTGATCACCAACTCCCTGGCCCTGCTGGCCGACGCCGGGCACATGCTCACCGACGTCGCCGGCCTGCTCATGGCGCTCACCGCCGCCCACCTGGCCACCCGCCCGGCTACCGACCAGCGCACCTGGGGGCTGCGCCGGGCCGAGGTGATCGGCGCCGCCCTCCAGGCCGGGATGCTCGGCGTGGTCGGCCTGAGCGTGGGGGTGCGGGCCGTCCTGGACCTGTTCGACCCGCCCGACGTCGCCGGGGGCGGCATGCTCATCATGGGCGTGGTCGGCCTGGTGGCCAACGTGGTCTCCCTGCTGGTCCTGGCCGGGGGGCGGGGCACCAGCCTCAATATGCGCGCCGCCTTCCTGGAGGTGACCAGTGACGCCCTGGGCAGCGTGGGCGTCATTGTGGCCGCGGTGGTGGTGTGGACCACTGGCTGGGAGCAGGCCGACGCCGTCGCCTCCCTGGCCATTGCCGCCCTCATTGTGCCGCGCGCGCTGGTGCTGCTGCGCTCGGCGGGGCGGGTCCTCATGGAGGAGTCCCCCGACGGGCTGGACGTGGCCGAGGTGCGCCGCCACATGCTGGCCCTGGACCACGTCGAGGCCGTCCACGACCTGCACGTCACCCAGGTCGCCTCCGGGCTGCCCGTGCTCACCGCCCACGTCGCCGTGCGTGACGAGTGCCTGCGTGACGGGCACGCCTCCGAGATCCTGCACGCCCTCCAGGAGTGCGTCGCCGAGCACTTCCCGGTGCGTATTGAGCACTCGACCTTCCAGATCGAGTCCACCAGGCACCGCGAGCACGAGCACCTGTGCGCCTAG
- a CDS encoding ArsR/SmtB family transcription factor, translated as MTMIHGLLPEDRSDDLDAVVRAGALAAVLRALADPTRLAILAHLEGGEHTVTQLREHLGLAQSTVSQHLGVLRDAGLVATHSHGRTSVSHLARPHQTRALLDAARVLLETLSPGAQAGSAVPAVGLHAATYLSPAPASSAEGPDAPVPATAAPRAVTPSGAGAVLSVTGNEAAR; from the coding sequence ATGACGATGATTCATGGTCTTCTCCCGGAGGACCGCAGCGACGACCTGGACGCCGTCGTCCGCGCCGGGGCCCTGGCCGCCGTCCTGCGGGCCCTGGCCGACCCGACCCGCCTGGCCATCCTGGCGCACCTGGAGGGCGGGGAGCACACGGTGACCCAGCTGCGCGAGCACCTTGGCCTGGCCCAGTCCACGGTCTCCCAGCACCTGGGCGTACTGCGGGACGCCGGCCTGGTCGCCACCCACAGCCACGGGCGGACCTCGGTCAGCCACCTGGCCCGCCCCCACCAGACCAGGGCCCTGCTGGACGCCGCCCGGGTGCTGCTGGAGACCCTGAGCCCCGGGGCCCAGGCCGGGTCGGCCGTTCCCGCGGTGGGCCTGCACGCCGCCACCTACCTGTCCCCGGCCCCGGCGTCCTCGGCAGAGGGCCCGGACGCGCCGGTGCCCGCGACGGCGGCGCCCAGGGCGGTAACGCCCTCCGGGGCGGGAGCCGTGCTGTCCGTGACAGGGAACGAGGCCGCGCGATGA
- a CDS encoding general stress protein, with translation MSQSSPVPPQPGMSLRPGAAVLPRGEEIASFATYPEAQAAVDSLSDDGFPVQVLAIIGTDLRQVERITGRMSWGRAVLAGSLSGLWIGMFFAAVMVLLGPGSQNRGVTFTGAMLLGVIWGIGFQVVGYAMSRGRRDFTSVSQVVASRYSIIAGQYAAEAARALAQAPGNLTPGGAAAQRAAQRRAAREAAGAGPTAFGSRPDEQPRFGVRLPEGADVNRYAASYGPEGQVGQAAGPGGAAGPGGLASRAEAAGQDSAADGGAAGPGGAGAVAGLGGVASRRSSRDQVADRGPWGARAGEVVSPTADPHGESKERDKPERQGEAADGGAAGQDSAGQ, from the coding sequence ATGAGCCAGTCCAGCCCTGTCCCTCCGCAGCCCGGGATGTCCTTGCGTCCGGGGGCCGCCGTCCTGCCGCGTGGTGAGGAGATCGCCTCCTTCGCCACATACCCCGAGGCCCAGGCCGCCGTGGACTCCCTGAGCGACGACGGGTTCCCCGTCCAGGTCCTGGCCATTATCGGCACCGACCTGCGTCAGGTGGAGCGTATTACCGGCCGCATGAGCTGGGGCAGGGCCGTGCTGGCCGGGTCGTTGAGCGGGCTGTGGATCGGCATGTTCTTCGCGGCCGTCATGGTGCTGCTGGGCCCGGGCTCGCAGAACCGGGGGGTGACCTTCACCGGGGCGATGCTCCTGGGGGTCATCTGGGGGATCGGCTTCCAGGTGGTCGGCTACGCCATGAGCCGGGGGCGGCGCGACTTCACCAGCGTCAGCCAGGTCGTGGCCTCCCGCTACTCCATTATCGCCGGGCAGTACGCCGCCGAGGCGGCCCGGGCGCTGGCCCAGGCCCCGGGCAACCTCACTCCTGGTGGGGCGGCGGCGCAGCGTGCTGCCCAGCGGCGTGCCGCCCGCGAGGCGGCGGGTGCCGGGCCTACGGCCTTCGGCTCCCGGCCCGATGAGCAGCCCCGCTTCGGGGTGCGCCTGCCCGAGGGGGCGGACGTGAACCGGTACGCGGCCTCGTACGGGCCCGAGGGGCAGGTGGGGCAGGCGGCTGGGCCTGGCGGGGCGGCCGGGCCTGGCGGGCTGGCCAGCCGGGCTGAGGCGGCCGGGCAGGATTCGGCGGCTGACGGTGGGGCGGCCGGGCCTGGTGGCGCGGGCGCTGTGGCCGGGCTTGGCGGGGTGGCCAGCCGGAGGTCCAGCCGGGACCAGGTCGCTGACCGGGGGCCCTGGGGAGCCAGGGCCGGCGAGGTCGTCAGCCCCACGGCGGACCCCCACGGTGAGTCCAAGGAGCGGGACAAGCCTGAGAGGCAGGGCGAGGCGGCTGACGGTGGGGCAGCCGGGCAGGATTCGGCTGGCCAGTAA
- a CDS encoding magnesium transporter MgtE N-terminal domain-containing protein: protein MESNRTRSTNRVFVARLVGTTVFDPLGDRVGKVHDVIVLLQMRGEARAVGLIIEVAGRRRVFLPLSRVTAMQPGAVITTGLLNMRRFEQRHVETLVVGELFDRVVTLKDGSGKVTVRDVGIERDRGMDWKVTRLFVQRASSGAFGLRRGETFTVRPEEVSGLAGSADQQGATALLATLEDLKPADLADVLRDLPPARRQDVAAELSDERLADALEELGDEDAVAMLSALESARAADVLDAMQPDDAADLVSELPSPKAAELLALMEPEEAEDVRRLMAYDEYTAGGLMTTEPVILPPEATVATFLAQARKAEVTPALAAVAFVVRPPLESPTGRYLGIVHLQRALRERPQRMLGSVLDRDVGTVHAEDSIGTVTRLLATYNLTALAVLDDAGRLLGAVSVDDVLDHLMPDDWREADEAVTDEMIERSANG from the coding sequence GTGGAGAGCAATCGGACACGCAGCACGAACAGGGTCTTTGTGGCCAGACTCGTCGGCACCACCGTCTTCGACCCCCTGGGGGACCGGGTCGGTAAGGTGCACGACGTCATCGTGCTCCTGCAGATGCGCGGCGAGGCGCGCGCGGTGGGCCTCATTATCGAGGTCGCCGGACGACGTCGCGTCTTCCTGCCCCTGTCCCGGGTGACCGCGATGCAGCCGGGGGCCGTCATCACCACCGGCCTGCTCAATATGCGCCGTTTCGAGCAGCGTCACGTGGAGACCCTGGTGGTGGGCGAGCTCTTTGACCGGGTGGTCACCCTCAAGGACGGCTCGGGCAAGGTCACCGTGCGTGACGTGGGCATCGAGCGGGACCGCGGCATGGACTGGAAGGTGACCCGCCTGTTCGTCCAGCGCGCCTCCTCCGGCGCCTTCGGGCTGCGCCGCGGCGAGACCTTCACGGTACGCCCCGAGGAGGTCAGCGGCCTGGCCGGCAGCGCGGACCAGCAGGGGGCCACGGCCCTGCTGGCCACCCTGGAGGACCTCAAGCCCGCCGACCTGGCCGACGTCCTGCGCGACCTGCCCCCGGCCCGCCGCCAGGACGTGGCCGCCGAGCTGTCCGACGAGCGCCTGGCCGACGCCCTGGAGGAGCTCGGTGACGAGGACGCGGTGGCCATGCTCTCGGCCCTGGAGTCGGCCCGTGCCGCCGACGTCCTGGACGCCATGCAGCCCGACGACGCCGCCGACCTGGTCTCCGAGCTGCCCAGCCCCAAGGCCGCCGAGCTCCTGGCCCTCATGGAGCCCGAGGAGGCCGAGGACGTGCGCCGGCTCATGGCCTACGACGAGTACACCGCCGGCGGCCTCATGACCACCGAGCCCGTCATCCTGCCGCCCGAGGCCACCGTGGCCACCTTCCTGGCCCAGGCGCGCAAGGCGGAGGTCACCCCGGCCCTGGCGGCGGTGGCCTTCGTGGTGCGCCCGCCCCTGGAGAGCCCCACCGGCAGGTACCTGGGCATCGTGCACCTCCAGCGCGCGCTGCGCGAGCGGCCCCAGCGTATGCTCGGCTCCGTCCTGGACAGGGACGTGGGGACGGTCCACGCCGAGGACTCCATCGGCACGGTCACCCGTCTCCTGGCCACCTACAACCTCACGGCCCTGGCGGTGCTGGACGACGCCGGGCGCCTGCTGGGGGCGGTAAGCGTCGACGACGTGCTGGACCACCTCATGCCCGACGACTGGCGCGAGGCCGACGAGGCCGTCACCGACGAGATGATCGAGAGGAGCGCAAATGGCTGA
- a CDS encoding DUF1003 domain-containing protein gives MAESLDTPLETTRRPRWLWQRSNEQSDGFGRFAEATARFMGSPKFILYMTIFVVTWIVLNVVLVQYARKYAWDAYPFILLNLAFSTQASYSAPLILLAQNRQDDRDRVTAEQDRQRAHRNLEDTEFLTREIASLRLAMNDVATRDFVRSELRDVLSEILAEERRTREEIAELERAEEDTPQAR, from the coding sequence ATGGCTGAGTCCCTTGACACCCCCCTGGAGACCACGCGACGACCCCGCTGGCTCTGGCAGCGCTCCAACGAGCAGTCCGACGGCTTCGGCCGGTTCGCCGAGGCCACCGCCCGTTTTATGGGCTCCCCGAAGTTCATCCTCTACATGACGATCTTCGTGGTGACCTGGATCGTCCTGAACGTGGTGCTGGTGCAGTACGCCAGGAAGTACGCCTGGGACGCCTACCCCTTCATCCTGCTCAACCTGGCCTTCTCCACGCAGGCCTCCTACTCGGCCCCGCTCATCCTGCTGGCGCAGAACCGCCAGGACGACCGCGACCGCGTCACGGCCGAGCAGGACAGGCAGCGGGCCCACCGCAACCTGGAGGACACCGAGTTCCTCACCCGGGAGATCGCCTCCCTGCGCCTGGCCATGAACGACGTCGCCACCCGTGACTTCGTCCGCAGCGAGCTGCGCGACGTGCTCAGCGAGATCCTGGCCGAGGAGCGGCGCACCCGTGAGGAGATCGCGGAGCTGGAGCGGGCCGAGGAGGACACCCCCCAGGCTCGCTGA